The Saliniradius amylolyticus DNA segment CAAGGCCGTCATGTTATTCAGATCAAGGAGTTATCGTCGCGAGCGGGACAGAGTTGGCGGCTATCAGAAGAAAAGGTGAGCCTTGAAGACCTTGAGTTTCTAACCTCTGAGCTGTCTATTCTTTTAAGTAGCGGTGTCAAAATTGATAAGGCACTGGCTATTATTAGCAAGAACAAGGGAGAAGGTCAGCTTCAGCGCCTGGTGGGCGAGATTCATACTAGCCTAAAAAAAGGAGAGAGTCTGGCAGTCGCCTTTTCAAAGCAGAAGAAGGTATTTGATGCTCTGTATATCAACCTGATTCGTATCGGAGAGGCGACAGGGAAACTGCCAGAGGTGTTTGATGGTCTGTCCCGGGATTTGAAGTTCCGGCGGGAGTTACGCTCGAAGGTGATTCAGTCGGTGACTTACCCCGCGGTTATTATGGCTGTTTGTGTTCTTTGCATCATCTTTGTGTTTAATTACATTGTGCCTCAAATGGGCAGTATTTTTACCGACGCCGATGATATTCCCGTATATACCGCTTTCCTTCTTGCAACCAGTGACTGGATGCAAAACTATCAGTGGTTTTTGTATGCAGCGATACTGGCTGGGGCAGCAGCCCTATATATTTCCAGAGACAATCCGGAGTTAAAGAATAAGCTGGCGGACCTCTCAATGAGAGCGCCTCTGTTGTCATCAGTAGTCATCCAGGTTGAGCGTATCCGTTTTAGCTCCGCTATGTCGCTGATGCTAAGTGCCGGGGTGAAGGTTGACGATGCTATCGGTTATGCAGCAGACAGTATCAAAAACCCACTCGTCAGTAAGAGTCTGAGAGCGGCGAGGGATAAGGTCAAAAAAGGCGCTTCTATCACCTCTGCACTCACTGCAACGCCTATCTATGATGCTTTTTATCTTTCTTTGCTGGAGGTGGGTGAAGAAAGTGGTCGTATGGATACCGTCTTTAATGACATTGCCAGCCGCTCAAAAGTGAAGTTTGAGAACTGGACCGAAAAGCTCACCACCATTCTGGAACCCCTGCTTATTCTGGTTATGGGCGGCATTGTCGGCAGTGT contains these protein-coding regions:
- a CDS encoding type II secretion system F family protein — its product is MFKYTAYDEAGVKQHDQIQASNVEDAKRELVKQGRHVIQIKELSSRAGQSWRLSEEKVSLEDLEFLTSELSILLSSGVKIDKALAIISKNKGEGQLQRLVGEIHTSLKKGESLAVAFSKQKKVFDALYINLIRIGEATGKLPEVFDGLSRDLKFRRELRSKVIQSVTYPAVIMAVCVLCIIFVFNYIVPQMGSIFTDADDIPVYTAFLLATSDWMQNYQWFLYAAILAGAAALYISRDNPELKNKLADLSMRAPLLSSVVIQVERIRFSSAMSLMLSAGVKVDDAIGYAADSIKNPLVSKSLRAARDKVKKGASITSALTATPIYDAFYLSLLEVGEESGRMDTVFNDIASRSKVKFENWTEKLTTILEPLLILVMGGIVGSVVVTMLLSVVSVNDVGL